A genome region from Crossiella equi includes the following:
- a CDS encoding serine hydrolase domain-containing protein — protein MSSYRDACVAQVTVEAEWLSRTLSTLVRKHQVPGAQLALHVGSQTITAVAGELVYGGGRPVTPDTAFPIGSVTKACTAALAMVLVADEDLELDAEAGEYLPEITAPLTLRQLLSHTSGLASGPDSAVVASMSLRRFVSEHCRTPELVLPAGVGFSYSNLGYAVVGRIIEEVTGMTWWEAVESILCRPLGIQPQFVVGADNAVASTNLASGHAVNTMRGRTVPVSQSLAPGEAPAGALAMSALDLLRFGLLQLDPATTGLPELLPAELAEEMRRVQPGADPIGLADGWGLGFGVFRNGVSHWVGHDGNADGTDAHLRVNADSGVAIAFTSNANTGIGLWAELVDELEAAGIPVGSYRLDVPGQRTTVPPEIFGSYRNGDTEYTVTPAEDATLRLAIDGEIVARLTPHEGLMFAQQDWESGQFVHPGRFLRDPVTGELDRIQVSGRLARRAVPTGSC, from the coding sequence ATGTCGTCATACCGCGACGCCTGCGTGGCGCAAGTCACCGTCGAGGCCGAGTGGCTCTCCCGCACCCTGTCCACCCTGGTCCGCAAGCACCAGGTGCCCGGCGCGCAGCTCGCCCTGCACGTCGGCTCCCAGACCATCACGGCGGTCGCCGGGGAGCTGGTCTACGGGGGCGGGCGGCCGGTCACCCCGGACACCGCGTTCCCCATCGGCTCGGTCACCAAGGCCTGCACGGCCGCACTGGCCATGGTCCTGGTGGCCGATGAGGACCTCGAGCTCGACGCCGAGGCGGGGGAGTACCTGCCGGAGATCACCGCGCCGCTGACGCTGCGCCAGCTGCTCTCCCACACCAGCGGCCTGGCCTCCGGGCCGGACTCCGCCGTGGTGGCGTCGATGTCGTTGCGCCGCTTCGTCTCCGAGCACTGCCGCACCCCTGAGCTGGTCCTGCCCGCCGGGGTCGGCTTCTCCTACTCCAACCTCGGGTACGCCGTCGTCGGGCGGATCATCGAGGAGGTCACCGGCATGACCTGGTGGGAGGCCGTGGAGTCCATCCTGTGCCGCCCGCTGGGCATCCAGCCGCAGTTCGTCGTCGGCGCCGACAACGCCGTGGCCAGCACGAACCTGGCCAGCGGGCACGCGGTGAACACCATGCGCGGGCGCACCGTGCCGGTCAGCCAGTCCCTGGCACCGGGCGAGGCACCGGCCGGTGCGCTGGCCATGAGCGCCCTGGACCTGCTCCGCTTCGGCCTGCTCCAGCTCGACCCGGCGACCACCGGGCTGCCCGAGCTGCTGCCCGCCGAGCTGGCCGAGGAGATGCGGCGCGTGCAGCCCGGCGCCGACCCCATCGGCCTGGCCGACGGCTGGGGCCTGGGCTTCGGCGTGTTCCGCAACGGCGTCTCGCACTGGGTCGGCCACGACGGCAACGCCGACGGCACCGACGCCCACCTCCGGGTCAACGCCGACAGCGGCGTGGCGATCGCCTTCACCAGCAACGCCAACACCGGCATCGGCCTGTGGGCCGAGCTCGTCGACGAGCTGGAGGCCGCGGGCATCCCGGTCGGCAGCTACCGCCTGGACGTGCCCGGCCAGCGCACCACGGTGCCACCGGAGATCTTCGGCAGCTACCGCAACGGCGACACCGAGTACACCGTCACCCCCGCCGAGGACGCCACCCTGCGCCTGGCCATCGACGGTGAGATCGTCGCCCGCCTCACCCCGCACGAAGGTCTCATGTTCGCCCAACAGGACTGGGAATCCGGCCAGTTCGTGCATCCCGGGCGTTTTCTGCGGGATCCGGTGACCGGCGAGCTGGACCGAATTCAGGTTTCCGGCCGCCTGGCCCGACGGGCGGTGCCGACCGGGAGCTGTTAA